Genomic segment of Candidatus Equadaptatus faecalis:
GGGACTGACGCTTCGCAGCAGCAGGCTGCAGCAGGCTGAGGAACGTTGGCATTACACGACTTTTTTGATTCAAGTTCCTGAAGCTTGAGCAAAACTCTTCTCAGGACTTCCTGAACCAAGGCTTCGTAATCCATTTAGTATTCCTCCTCTGTTTCGTTATCAAGTATGCAGTTTGCAGCTATTCCGGCGGGCGTAACCAGGAATGGATCAGCAGGCTTAATCGTTTCAATGCCAGTTACCTTTTTAAAGACTTTTTCAATGTCCGTCAGACACGAGGTGCCTCCGCAAAGGTATATTGTATCCGTTGCCGACGGGTCAATATGACGAATTACTATTGACGCCATTTTTTCAATAACCGGACGGATAATAGGCATTATTTCCTTGTGTCTTGCGTAATCCATTTTGATTGCCTCCGCCTCGTCGATAGAGATTCGCTGATTTCCTGCGAGTACAAGAGTTACATGAGTTCCGCCGGTAGGTTCGTCGTATATCTGCGTAACCTTTCCGTCCTTGAATATTGCAAGACCGGTAGTTCCGCCGCCTATATCAACTACGACACCGTTTTCGATGTTGTAAATTGAGTTGGCAGCTGTCGGTTCGTCAAGTACGTTTGTTACGCGCAGCCCTGCGCCTTCCGCAACGTATCTGTG
This window contains:
- the eutJ gene encoding ethanolamine utilization protein EutJ — protein: MLDLKRVNSYMKKVAASETQVFLPKKKNPRYKVGLDLGTAYIVMVVLDEENNPVACEKQAASVLRDGVVVDYTGALNISRALRQKLEERIGTELNQCAIAMPAGTESSARTHRYVAEGAGLRVTNVLDEPTAANSIYNIENGVVVDIGGGTTGLAIFKDGKVTQIYDEPTGGTHVTLVLAGNQRISIDEAEAIKMDYARHKEIMPIIRPVIEKMASIVIRHIDPSATDTIYLCGGTSCLTDIEKVFKKVTGIETIKPADPFLVTPAGIAANCILDNETEEEY